A single window of Flagellimonas maritima DNA harbors:
- a CDS encoding class I SAM-dependent methyltransferase, with translation MKTIFLILALIVILFLIGKLIKHKSLYPFMPFKYDFRKRRDTFSKTMEIMKELNAHTIVETGTSREGLKGAKSNGAATIVFGKWAKENMAFVHSVDINEESIKSAQKEVNRQNLQDFVKIHLSDSLEFLEGFDRDVDLLYLDSYDYSGDIEIQRKSQQHHLEEFKRIEHKLHENSIVLIDDCNLPNGGKGKLVIAYMLERGWKILMEEYQTLLVRNHIIFDKIS, from the coding sequence ATGAAAACCATATTCTTAATACTTGCACTTATAGTCATTCTTTTTTTGATTGGAAAGTTAATTAAGCACAAATCATTGTATCCTTTTATGCCTTTTAAATATGATTTTAGGAAAAGAAGGGACACATTTTCCAAAACAATGGAAATAATGAAAGAATTAAATGCGCACACTATTGTTGAAACAGGAACTTCAAGGGAAGGTTTAAAAGGGGCTAAGAGCAATGGCGCTGCGACAATAGTTTTTGGTAAATGGGCAAAGGAAAATATGGCTTTTGTCCATTCAGTTGATATAAACGAAGAATCCATAAAAAGTGCCCAAAAAGAGGTCAATCGTCAAAATTTACAAGATTTTGTCAAAATTCATCTTTCTGACTCTTTGGAATTTCTTGAGGGTTTCGATAGAGATGTAGATCTTCTCTATTTAGATAGTTACGATTATAGTGGTGATATCGAGATTCAAAGGAAAAGCCAACAGCATCATCTAGAAGAATTTAAAAGGATAGAACATAAATTGCATGAGAATTCAATTGTTCTTATAGATGATTGCAATTTACCAAACGGTGGCAAAGGAAAACTCGTGATAGCATATATGTTGGAAAGAGGCTGGAAAATTCTTATGGAAGAATACCAGACCTTATTAGTCAGAAATCACATAATCTTCGATAAAATTTCGTAA
- a CDS encoding zinc-binding alcohol dehydrogenase produces MKLKEIPVSLFHQLRLSLIFKKISTSRKEQVPVIVSLASIPSRLHIVHITILSILNQNVLPKKLILWLHEDLKNQIPKNLRDLTGSIFVIKYSNYGSSHRKLVETLKLFINTVIVTCDDDMIYNKYWLKNLYMEHKKYPRKIIANQARYITYDNNGKLLAYKKWNSIEKSCENNSLLLPIGAGGILYPINSLHEKVYDKKLFMLLAPKADDLWFKAMSLLKGTESFKSEVFTKEPIPILRSQKVSLKKINIIEDKNRVQWQVLSDYFNLKHKLVD; encoded by the coding sequence ATGAAACTAAAAGAAATACCTGTTTCTCTATTTCATCAATTAAGGCTCTCCCTCATATTCAAAAAAATATCAACTTCAAGAAAAGAACAGGTACCGGTTATTGTTTCATTAGCCTCTATACCGTCTAGATTACATATTGTTCATATTACTATTTTAAGTATTCTTAATCAAAATGTTCTGCCCAAAAAGCTTATTCTTTGGTTGCACGAAGACCTAAAAAACCAAATACCAAAAAATCTTAGAGATTTAACTGGATCAATATTCGTAATTAAATATTCCAATTATGGAAGTTCACATAGGAAATTGGTCGAAACTCTTAAACTTTTTATCAATACTGTTATAGTCACGTGTGACGATGATATGATTTACAATAAATATTGGCTAAAAAACTTATATATGGAGCATAAAAAATATCCTAGAAAAATTATAGCAAATCAGGCAAGATATATAACATATGATAATAATGGCAAATTACTTGCGTATAAAAAATGGAATTCTATAGAAAAATCCTGTGAAAATAATTCTTTGTTATTACCAATTGGAGCTGGTGGAATATTATATCCTATCAACTCTCTGCATGAAAAAGTTTACGATAAAAAACTCTTTATGTTACTTGCACCAAAAGCGGATGATTTATGGTTTAAGGCTATGTCATTACTAAAAGGTACAGAGTCCTTTAAATCAGAAGTTTTTACAAAAGAACCCATACCCATTTTACGTTCTCAAAAAGTATCATTGAAAAAAATAAATATTATAGAAGATAAAAATAGAGTCCAATGGCAAGTATTGAGTGATTATTTTAATTTAAAGCATAAGTTAGTTGATTGA
- a CDS encoding glycosyltransferase family 2 protein, with protein sequence MNLEEKENPKISVIISTYNSEEWLQKVLWGFNSQLFKDFEVIIADDGSRPKTKELLQCVSKEVFYNIIHVWQEDEGFQKSRILNKSVEACSAEYIIMTDGDCIPREDFTEVHYINKEKGYFISGGYYMLPMNISKMITKEDIEQQNCFNIQWLKEKGVPKTFKNNKLTATGLISKFLNTFTPTNASWNGHNSSGWKKDILNVNGFDERMQYGGQDRELGERLFNFGIKSKQLRYSAVCVHLDHKRGYKTPESIAKNIAIRKETRNKKSVWTHYGITK encoded by the coding sequence ATGAATTTAGAAGAAAAAGAAAACCCTAAAATTTCTGTTATAATTAGCACGTATAATTCAGAGGAATGGCTACAGAAAGTATTATGGGGTTTTAACAGTCAACTTTTTAAGGATTTTGAAGTTATTATTGCTGATGACGGCTCTAGACCTAAGACCAAAGAACTATTGCAGTGTGTTTCAAAAGAGGTCTTTTACAATATAATCCACGTTTGGCAAGAAGATGAAGGTTTTCAAAAATCAAGGATACTCAACAAATCTGTGGAGGCCTGTAGTGCCGAATATATTATTATGACCGATGGGGACTGTATTCCAAGAGAAGATTTCACTGAGGTACATTATATCAATAAGGAGAAGGGTTATTTTATTTCTGGCGGATACTATATGCTTCCCATGAATATTTCCAAAATGATTACAAAAGAAGATATTGAACAACAGAATTGTTTTAATATCCAATGGTTGAAAGAAAAAGGAGTCCCAAAAACATTTAAGAACAATAAACTAACGGCAACAGGATTAATCTCTAAATTTCTAAATACATTTACACCGACCAATGCAAGTTGGAACGGGCATAATTCTTCAGGATGGAAAAAAGATATTCTAAACGTGAACGGCTTTGATGAAAGAATGCAATATGGCGGACAAGATAGAGAACTCGGAGAACGGTTATTTAATTTTGGAATCAAATCCAAGCAATTAAGATACAGTGCCGTTTGTGTACATTTAGATCATAAAAGAGGTTATAAAACGCCTGAATCAATAGCCAAAAATATAGCCATTAGAAAAGAAACAAGAAATAAGAAATCCGTTTGGACCCACTATGGCATTACTAAATAG
- a CDS encoding COX15/CtaA family protein has protein sequence MNLSFRKIAKLTLVLVYLVIIAGAVVRMTGSGMGCPDWPKCFGYYIPPTNAEVLEWRPQREFEKGQVIIVDETLQIAQSNFTTLGQYNSANWKPYTKHDYAIFNVWHTWIEYINRLLGALAGLFTLILAVYSIRYWKTDKSVTILSWLTVLGMGFQAWLGATVVYSVLAPVKITVHMVMALLIVAFLLVIIFRVKPNKKSQKTFLPLNYLFVAVLLLTLIQIILGTQVRQFVDEQVKIVGENSKDLWLLEPNLQFYIHRSLSILVLAANVFLWFTIKAKKLYFPKINWVLVLIGLEIITGISMYYIDFPFGSQPAHLVLASLLFGVQFYLILETINVKGSLKTS, from the coding sequence ATGAATTTGAGCTTCAGAAAAATAGCAAAACTCACATTGGTGCTTGTGTATTTGGTTATCATCGCAGGGGCCGTTGTGCGTATGACAGGGAGCGGGATGGGGTGCCCTGACTGGCCCAAGTGTTTTGGATATTATATTCCTCCAACAAATGCAGAAGTTTTGGAATGGCGACCGCAAAGGGAATTTGAAAAAGGACAAGTAATCATTGTTGACGAAACCCTTCAAATAGCACAGTCCAATTTTACCACACTTGGCCAATACAACAGCGCGAATTGGAAACCTTACACTAAACATGATTATGCAATATTCAATGTATGGCACACGTGGATAGAGTACATCAATCGATTGCTCGGTGCATTGGCAGGGCTGTTTACGCTAATTTTAGCAGTCTATTCCATTAGGTATTGGAAAACCGATAAAAGTGTCACTATTTTATCATGGCTTACAGTTTTAGGCATGGGTTTTCAAGCATGGCTTGGAGCAACTGTAGTATATTCAGTCCTAGCACCTGTGAAAATAACAGTTCACATGGTCATGGCCTTGTTGATTGTTGCATTTTTGCTTGTAATAATCTTTAGGGTAAAGCCCAATAAAAAATCGCAAAAAACATTTTTGCCCCTCAACTATCTTTTTGTTGCGGTATTGTTGCTTACGTTGATTCAAATTATACTTGGCACACAGGTTAGGCAATTTGTGGACGAGCAGGTGAAAATAGTCGGTGAAAATTCCAAAGACCTATGGTTGCTTGAACCAAACCTGCAATTTTATATACACCGCTCATTGTCTATATTGGTTTTGGCGGCCAATGTTTTTTTATGGTTTACCATCAAAGCAAAAAAACTATACTTTCCCAAAATTAACTGGGTCCTCGTTCTTATTGGGTTGGAAATAATCACGGGAATTTCCATGTACTATATTGATTTCCCGTTCGGAAGCCAGCCAGCACATCTTGTATTGGCATCCCTTCTTTTTGGTGTACAATTCTATTTGATTTTGGAAACAATTAACGTTAAGGGAAGTCTCAAAACTTCGTAA
- a CDS encoding CCA tRNA nucleotidyltransferase: protein MTEEFHKKAIQHHIFKLIGDTSRDLGIDCYVIGGFVRDYFLKRNQPKDIDIVAIGSGIELAQKLALKLKGKPNISVFKNFGTAMIKYQDLELEFVGARKESYNRDSRKPMVENGSLEDDQNRRDFTINAMAFSLNQKNFGKLLDPFNGLKDLDNKIIKTPLDPKITYSDDPLRMMRAIRFATQLHFNIESNSLRAISENRERIKIVSNERIVDELHKIILSKKPSVGFKLMHQTGLLNFILPELTALQGIEEIEGQRHKDNFWHTLEVVDNISENTDNLWLRWAALLHDIGKAPTKRFHKKIGWTFHAHEFVGSKMVFKIFKRLKMPLNDKMKFVQKMVLMSSRPVILSQEYVTDSAVRRLVFDAGDNVDDLMALCEADITTKNPKKQKRYKNNFKIVREKIIEVEERDKVRNFQPPVTGEEIMKTFGLNPSKEIGIIKDAIKEAILEGEILNNHDAAYQFMLDKGKKLGLLNTSNKDSK from the coding sequence ATGACGGAGGAATTCCACAAAAAAGCAATACAGCACCATATTTTTAAACTTATAGGGGACACTTCAAGAGATTTAGGCATCGATTGTTACGTTATTGGAGGATTTGTCAGGGATTATTTTTTAAAAAGAAATCAGCCAAAGGATATAGATATTGTGGCGATTGGCAGCGGAATTGAACTTGCACAAAAGTTGGCTCTAAAACTAAAAGGAAAACCAAATATTTCTGTTTTCAAAAATTTTGGTACGGCAATGATCAAATACCAAGATTTAGAGCTGGAATTTGTTGGCGCCAGGAAAGAAAGCTACAATCGAGACAGTAGAAAGCCAATGGTGGAAAACGGATCTCTCGAAGATGACCAAAATAGGCGAGATTTTACTATAAATGCTATGGCATTTAGCTTGAACCAGAAAAACTTTGGTAAGCTTTTAGATCCTTTCAATGGGCTAAAAGATTTGGACAATAAAATAATAAAAACACCACTCGACCCAAAAATCACCTATTCCGATGATCCTTTGCGAATGATGCGGGCAATTCGGTTCGCCACACAATTACATTTTAACATCGAATCCAATTCACTTAGGGCTATTTCTGAAAACAGGGAAAGAATTAAAATCGTTTCCAATGAGCGAATTGTTGATGAGCTCCATAAAATAATTTTGAGTAAAAAGCCCTCTGTCGGCTTTAAATTGATGCACCAAACAGGTTTATTGAACTTTATACTTCCTGAGCTTACCGCCTTACAAGGTATAGAAGAAATTGAAGGACAACGACACAAGGATAATTTCTGGCACACCCTAGAAGTTGTGGATAATATTTCAGAAAACACCGATAATCTCTGGTTGCGCTGGGCCGCACTATTACATGATATTGGTAAAGCCCCTACGAAGCGTTTCCACAAAAAAATAGGATGGACATTCCATGCGCATGAGTTTGTAGGATCAAAAATGGTCTTCAAAATCTTTAAGCGGCTCAAGATGCCCTTGAACGACAAGATGAAATTTGTTCAAAAAATGGTGTTGATGAGCTCCAGACCTGTTATCCTTTCCCAAGAATATGTGACGGACTCTGCGGTACGTAGACTTGTATTTGATGCGGGCGATAATGTTGATGACCTTATGGCACTTTGCGAGGCGGATATCACAACTAAAAATCCAAAAAAACAAAAAAGGTATAAAAACAATTTTAAAATTGTAAGAGAAAAAATAATTGAGGTCGAAGAAAGGGATAAGGTGCGTAATTTTCAACCTCCTGTTACAGGTGAGGAAATTATGAAAACATTCGGTTTAAATCCGTCAAAAGAAATCGGTATTATCAAAGATGCCATAAAAGAAGCTATACTTGAAGGTGAAATTTTAAATAATCATGATGCTGCCTACCAATTTATGCTCGATAAGGGAAAAAAATTGGGTCTTTTGAATACAAGCAACAAAGATTCAAAATAA
- the ruvX gene encoding Holliday junction resolvase RuvX: MARILALDYGKVRTGIAVTDELQLIASGLTTVETKNLIIFLKDYVKNETVESFVIGLPKQMDNTPSESEKLIQPLVKKLSIEFPTIKMERQDERFTSKMAFQSMLDSGMKKKKRQNKALVDEISATLILQAYLNRI; encoded by the coding sequence TTGGCAAGAATTTTAGCTTTGGATTATGGAAAAGTAAGAACTGGTATTGCAGTTACTGATGAGCTTCAATTGATTGCTTCGGGACTTACTACGGTCGAAACAAAAAACTTAATTATATTTCTTAAGGATTATGTGAAAAATGAAACCGTTGAAAGCTTTGTAATAGGACTTCCTAAGCAGATGGACAATACACCGTCTGAATCAGAAAAGCTTATTCAGCCCTTAGTGAAAAAGTTATCGATTGAATTCCCTACTATAAAAATGGAACGCCAAGATGAACGATTTACATCAAAAATGGCCTTCCAGTCAATGCTGGACAGTGGAATGAAAAAGAAAAAAAGACAAAATAAAGCTTTAGTCGATGAAATAAGCGCCACATTGATTTTGCAAGCATATTTGAACAGAATTTGA
- a CDS encoding 2,3,4,5-tetrahydropyridine-2,6-dicarboxylate N-succinyltransferase → MTQLRAQIERAWENRDLLQKVETQKAIREVVNLIDLGKLRCAEPTSEGWQINEWVKKAVVLYFPIQKMEVLEAGIFEYHDKIPLKRGYQEKGVRVVPHAVARHGAYISKGTILMPSYVNIGAYVDEGTMVDTWATVGSCAQIGKNVHLSGGVGIGGVLEPLQAAPVIIEDNAFIGSRCIVVEGVRVEKEAVLGANVVLTASTKIIDVTGKQAAELKGRVPARSVVIPGSYTKKFPAGEFQVPCALIIGKRKESTNKKTSLNDALREHSVAV, encoded by the coding sequence ATGACACAATTAAGGGCGCAGATAGAAAGAGCTTGGGAAAATAGGGACTTATTACAAAAAGTAGAAACCCAAAAGGCTATTAGGGAAGTCGTTAATTTGATAGATTTAGGAAAATTAAGATGTGCCGAACCAACCAGCGAAGGCTGGCAAATCAATGAATGGGTCAAAAAAGCTGTGGTTCTTTATTTTCCAATCCAGAAGATGGAGGTTTTAGAAGCCGGTATTTTTGAATATCACGATAAAATTCCGCTGAAAAGAGGATATCAAGAAAAAGGTGTTCGTGTTGTGCCACATGCCGTTGCAAGACACGGTGCCTATATCTCAAAAGGTACTATTTTAATGCCCAGCTATGTAAATATTGGGGCTTATGTAGATGAAGGAACTATGGTGGATACTTGGGCAACTGTAGGTAGTTGTGCACAGATTGGGAAAAATGTGCATTTAAGCGGTGGAGTAGGCATTGGTGGCGTTTTGGAACCGTTGCAAGCAGCTCCTGTAATTATTGAGGACAATGCCTTTATTGGATCTAGATGTATAGTTGTTGAAGGAGTACGGGTTGAAAAAGAGGCAGTTTTAGGAGCCAATGTGGTTTTGACCGCTTCTACCAAAATAATTGATGTTACCGGAAAGCAAGCCGCTGAACTAAAGGGCAGGGTTCCAGCTAGATCAGTTGTTATTCCCGGTAGCTATACCAAAAAATTTCCTGCGGGGGAATTCCAAGTTCCATGTGCCTTAATCATTGGAAAACGAAAAGAAAGTACCAATAAGAAAACATCACTGAACGACGCCCTAAGGGAACATAGCGTTGCTGTTTAA
- a CDS encoding DUF5606 domain-containing protein: protein MALDKILSIGGKPGLFKLLTQTRTGFVGESLLDGKRVTVGMRSNVSVLSEIAIYTLEEEVPLREVFQKIKDKEDGKKTSVGHKAEKIELEEYFFEILPDYDEDRVYASDIKKVIQWYNILIENKLDDFSNTEDESSVESNEEE, encoded by the coding sequence ATGGCATTGGACAAGATTTTATCCATTGGTGGCAAGCCAGGACTTTTTAAATTATTGACCCAAACAAGAACCGGTTTTGTTGGTGAATCCCTTTTAGATGGAAAGCGCGTAACGGTAGGAATGCGAAGCAATGTTAGCGTGCTATCCGAGATTGCTATATATACCCTTGAGGAAGAAGTTCCGCTACGAGAAGTATTTCAAAAAATCAAGGACAAGGAAGATGGAAAAAAAACAAGTGTTGGTCATAAGGCAGAGAAAATAGAACTGGAAGAATATTTCTTTGAAATTTTACCTGATTATGATGAAGATAGGGTCTATGCCAGCGATATCAAAAAAGTGATTCAGTGGTATAACATTCTTATTGAAAATAAATTGGATGATTTTTCCAATACCGAAGATGAAAGTTCTGTAGAATCCAACGAAGAAGAATAA
- a CDS encoding glycosyltransferase family 2 protein translates to MTPLSNSKQKLSALIITYNEMGYIERCIDSISFADEIIVVDSFSTDGTYEYLKKLPNVKVIQNPFENFTAQKSFTLKQATNDWILFVDADEVVNNKLENEIIETINSPKACEAYWFYRKFMFQNKPLNFSGWQTDKNHRLFRKSKARFTDKKIVHETLEVDGTSCILKEKLTHYCYKDYNDYKGKMLRYGQLKAKEAFYKEKKFNYFSMIAKPLWKFFNHYFLRLGFLDGKRGIIISYLNALGVLERSKELKRLEKKNKLAYYLVMP, encoded by the coding sequence ATGACTCCATTGAGCAACTCAAAACAGAAATTATCTGCATTGATTATTACCTACAACGAAATGGGTTACATTGAAAGATGTATAGATTCCATATCATTTGCCGATGAAATAATCGTAGTGGATTCTTTTAGCACTGATGGCACCTACGAATATTTAAAAAAACTCCCAAATGTAAAGGTAATTCAGAATCCGTTCGAGAACTTTACGGCACAGAAATCGTTTACGCTAAAACAAGCTACCAATGATTGGATACTTTTTGTAGATGCAGATGAGGTCGTTAATAACAAGCTTGAAAATGAAATCATCGAAACTATAAACAGTCCCAAGGCATGTGAAGCTTATTGGTTTTATCGTAAATTCATGTTCCAAAATAAGCCGCTTAACTTCAGTGGATGGCAGACGGACAAGAACCACAGATTATTCAGGAAGAGCAAGGCTAGATTTACCGATAAAAAGATAGTTCATGAAACATTGGAAGTTGATGGTACATCTTGTATTCTTAAAGAAAAACTTACCCACTATTGCTATAAAGACTATAATGACTATAAAGGCAAGATGTTGCGCTATGGTCAGTTAAAGGCAAAAGAAGCATTTTACAAGGAAAAGAAATTCAATTACTTTTCTATGATTGCCAAACCATTGTGGAAATTTTTTAACCATTACTTTTTAAGGTTAGGTTTTTTGGATGGAAAAAGGGGAATCATAATTTCCTACTTAAACGCTTTGGGAGTTTTGGAAAGGTCCAAAGAACTAAAACGTTTGGAAAAGAAAAACAAACTCGCTTACTATTTAGTAATGCCATAG
- the def gene encoding peptide deformylase, whose amino-acid sequence MILPIVAYGDPVLRKVAKDITNDYPKLESLIDNMWETMYNAHGVGLAAPQVGLPIRLFLVDTTPFSDDEDLSEVEQKALRGFKKVFINAKIEDELGIEWDFNEGCLSIPDIREDVKRKPEIKISYLDENFKAQKETYNGLLARVIQHEYDHIEGILFTDKLSSLKKRLLKNRLDKISKGKITVDYRMRFPNIKKAR is encoded by the coding sequence ATGATTTTACCCATAGTTGCATACGGAGACCCTGTATTGAGGAAAGTTGCAAAGGATATAACAAACGACTATCCTAAATTGGAAAGCTTGATAGATAATATGTGGGAGACCATGTACAATGCGCACGGGGTTGGTCTGGCGGCCCCACAGGTGGGATTACCGATTCGTTTATTTTTAGTCGATACAACTCCTTTTTCAGACGACGAAGATTTGAGCGAAGTAGAGCAGAAAGCATTGAGAGGATTTAAAAAAGTCTTTATCAATGCCAAGATTGAAGACGAATTAGGAATTGAGTGGGATTTTAACGAAGGATGCCTTAGTATACCGGATATTCGTGAAGATGTTAAACGGAAACCGGAAATTAAGATCAGTTATCTAGATGAAAATTTCAAAGCTCAAAAAGAAACCTACAATGGACTTTTGGCAAGAGTTATTCAACATGAATATGATCATATTGAAGGAATACTTTTTACGGATAAACTTTCTTCGTTAAAAAAACGACTTTTAAAAAATAGGTTGGATAAAATTTCCAAGGGGAAAATAACCGTAGATTACAGAATGCGTTTTCCCAATATTAAAAAAGCACGTTAA
- a CDS encoding glycosyltransferase family 9 protein → MKKFLIIQQKMVGDVLASTILCEHLKSHYPESEVHFLINENTRAVVDGNPYVDKIILFENRYRNSQLAFYRFLKSIKKEKYDVTIDVYCKLESNLISYFSRADLRISYKKWYSKFVYTHLFSYSKNKDTTLGYAIENRLLLLTPIIKELQKPNLAPKIYLLEKEVHLAKKTLANHGIKKSKPVIMVGILGSGQSKSYPLKYLAETLDFIVQNFDVIFLLNYLPNQKEAVEELLSFCSEKSKRAINKKIFGRSLRAFIGLLSQCDGYIGNEGGASNISKALDIPNFSIFSPWISKQAWLTFNDNNANQAVHLSDYNSDILKIPAKYRKKNSLELYKTFRPRFFKAQLRNFIEDYVISD, encoded by the coding sequence TTGAAGAAGTTTTTAATAATTCAGCAAAAAATGGTAGGAGATGTTTTAGCAAGCACAATTCTCTGTGAGCATCTAAAAAGCCATTATCCCGAATCTGAAGTACACTTTCTAATCAATGAGAACACTCGGGCAGTCGTTGATGGCAATCCTTATGTGGACAAAATAATCCTTTTCGAGAATAGATATAGAAATAGCCAACTTGCTTTTTATAGGTTTTTAAAATCAATCAAAAAGGAAAAGTATGATGTTACTATCGATGTCTATTGTAAATTGGAAAGTAATTTAATTAGTTATTTTTCGAGAGCTGATCTTAGGATTTCTTATAAAAAGTGGTATTCAAAATTTGTTTATACTCATTTGTTTAGTTATTCAAAAAACAAAGACACAACACTGGGCTATGCAATTGAAAATAGACTTTTACTATTAACACCGATAATAAAGGAACTGCAAAAGCCAAATTTGGCCCCAAAAATATATCTTTTGGAGAAGGAAGTACATCTTGCAAAAAAAACTCTGGCAAATCATGGGATTAAAAAATCCAAACCAGTAATTATGGTCGGCATTCTTGGTAGTGGACAAAGTAAAAGTTATCCTTTAAAATACCTCGCGGAAACTTTGGATTTCATTGTGCAGAACTTTGATGTTATTTTTCTGTTAAACTATTTACCGAACCAAAAAGAAGCTGTAGAAGAATTACTTTCATTCTGCTCTGAGAAATCAAAGCGTGCCATTAATAAGAAGATATTTGGCAGATCTCTACGAGCTTTTATTGGCTTATTAAGTCAATGCGATGGTTATATTGGCAATGAGGGGGGGGCGAGTAACATCTCAAAAGCTCTAGATATTCCGAATTTTTCAATTTTCTCGCCTTGGATTTCAAAACAGGCATGGCTTACTTTCAATGATAATAATGCCAACCAAGCTGTTCATCTTTCTGATTATAATTCAGACATATTGAAAATACCGGCTAAATACCGAAAGAAGAATTCTTTAGAACTCTACAAAACTTTTAGACCTCGTTTTTTTAAGGCACAATTACGAAATTTTATCGAAGATTATGTGATTTCTGACTAA